A window of Bacillus rossius redtenbacheri isolate Brsri chromosome 4 unlocalized genomic scaffold, Brsri_v3 Brsri_v3_scf4_1, whole genome shotgun sequence contains these coding sequences:
- the LOC134541555 gene encoding uncharacterized protein LOC134541555, with protein sequence MPDPDTVPPTAAVDRVAVRIPPFWSADPEMWFAQVENQFAIAGITADSTKFHYVAGNLDSRYATEVRDILTQPPATGKYERLRTELVKRLSASQARKTKQLLETEEMGDRRPSQFLRHLRGLAGTAIPDDLLRSLWLGRLPSPTQAILAMQTNASLDALADLADAIADTNPQPQAAAVSSMEAMVDKMVALMSAKIGEMAAILRQEIAAVATSSAQRRSRSDSSPPAGYRSCSRSKGPPGACWYHRRFGDAAHRCTTPCTYQTGNDKGTR encoded by the coding sequence ATGCCAGACCCAGACACAGTACCTCCTACTGCGGCGGTGGATCGGGTGGCGGTTCGCATCCCGCCGTTCTGGTCCGCAGATCCCGAGATGTGGTTCGCGCAAGTCGAAAACCAGTTCGCGATTGCAGGAATAACCGCAGACAGTACGAAATTTCATTACGTGGCGGGCAACCTGGACTCCCGTTATGCTACCGAGGTGCGCGACATCCTCACGCAACCGCCAGCCACGGGCAAATATGAGAGACTGAGAACGGAGCTGGTCAAGAGGCTAAGTGCTTCGCAAGCGAGGAAAACCAAGCAGCTGCTGGAGACCGAAGAGATGGGCGATCGGCGTCCATCCCAGTTCCTCCGACACCTCCGCGGCCTGGCAGGGACAGCTATCCCAGATGACCTCCTGCGATCCTTATGGCTGGGTCGGCTCCCATCACCTACCCAAGCGATTCTGGCCATGCAGACTAACGCATCATTGGATGCGTTGGCCGACCTGGCCGATGCCATTGCAGATACCAACCCCCAGCCGCAGGCGGCTGCAGTGTCCTCCATGGAGGCGATGGTGGACAAGATGGTGGCCCTGATGTCCGCGAAGATCGGGGAAATGGCCGCGATATTGCGGCAAGAGATCGCAGCAGTTGCCACCAGCAGTGCGCAGCGCAGGAGTCGCTCGGACAGCTCACCGCCCGCGGGATACCGCTCCTGCTCCCGCAGTAAGGGCCCGCCAGGAGCCTGCTGGTACCATCGCCGTTTCGGGGACGCAGCCCACAGGTGCACCACGCCCTGTACGTACCAGACGGGAAACGACAAGGGGACGCGTTGA